One region of Microtus ochrogaster isolate Prairie Vole_2 unplaced genomic scaffold, MicOch1.0 UNK158, whole genome shotgun sequence genomic DNA includes:
- the LOC101992115 gene encoding olfactory receptor 10C1-like, with the protein MSDSELMKNGSLSLCTEFTLVAFSSLAELQRVLFFVFLLIYLFTVGGNLLIICVIWATPSLHTPMYFFLVNLSFLEMCYISSVVPQMLVHLLVKSKTISVGCCAAQMYVFTILGLTECCLLAAMAYDRFVAICYPLHYTLRMGPSVCLKLAGASWMTGTVVESVQTTWIFTLPFCGAGNIQHFFCDIMPVVKLACVDTSQNEIVLFIVSLIFIMSPCLFILCSYVRILLTILRMPSAAGRHKAFSTCSSHILVVSLFYGTALFTYLQPKSSHTPDTDKATALMYTVVTPALNPVIYTLRNKEVKEAFRKGTQRKFLRHTD; encoded by the coding sequence ATGTCTGACTCTGAGCTGATGAAGAATGGAAGCCTATCTCTCTGCACTGAATTCACATTGGTGGCCTTTTCTTCTCTAGCAGAGCTGCAGCGTGTcctcttctttgtgtttttgcttaTCTACTTGTTTACTGTGGGAGGCAACCTCCTCATCATCTGTGTGATCTGGGCCACCCCTTCcctgcacactcccatgtacttcttcctggtCAACCTCTCCTTTCTGGAAATGTGCTACATCAGCAGTGTGGTGCCTCAGATGCTGGTGCACCTCCTGGTGAAGTCCAAGACCATAAGTGTGGGATGCTGTGCAGCACAGATGTACGTATTCACCATCTTGGGACTGACAGAATGCTGCCTGCTGGCAGCCATGGCTTATGATCGCTTTGTGGCCATTTGTTACCCTCTCCATTACACTCTGCGGATGGGCCCTTCTGTCTGCTTGAAGTTGGCTGGGGCGTCTTGGATGACTGGAACAGTGGTGGAGTCAGTACAGACCACGTGGATCTTCACTCTGCCTTTCTGTGGAGCAGGAAACATTCAGCACTTCTTTTGTGACATCATGCCCGTGGTGAAACTGGCATGTGTGGATACCTCCCAGAATGAAATTGTGCTATTTATTGTTTCCCTGATCTTCATCATGAGTCCCTGTCTCTTCATTCTGTGTTCCTATGTGCGCATCCTTCTCACCATCTTGAGAATGCCTTCAGCAGCTGGCAGACACAAAGCTTTCTCCACCTGTTCGTCTCATATTTtagttgtttctcttttctatggCACTGCCTTGTTCACTTACCTCCAACCCAAGAGTTCACACACCCCAGACACTGACAAGGCTACTGCTCTCATGTACACTGTGGTCACCCCTGCTCTGAATCCTGTTATCTACACTTTGAGGAACAAGGAAGTGAAAGAAGCTTTTCGGAAGGGAACACAGAGGAAGTTTCTTAGACACACCGACTAG